From the genome of Nicotiana sylvestris chromosome 2, ASM39365v2, whole genome shotgun sequence, one region includes:
- the LOC138884875 gene encoding uncharacterized protein — protein sequence MVQQLTLRLFHTESHVEFVLTLIYAKCDAIERIELWDSLYAMARDMDAPWLVGGDFNVIWDKEEKFGGLPVSLNEIDDFRHCVNTCNLFDLGFKGIIFTWWNGRAEEDCIFKRLDRCLANVEFQQTFPGIEVQHLSKTGSDHSPMYLKCDIETPQIKKPFKFLNFWVEHATFKDVVKENWTADFSANPYILFNHKLKKIKEGPFIVE from the coding sequence ATGGTGCAACAATTAACACTACGATTGTTTCATACTGAATCGCATGTGGAGTTTGTCCTAACATTGATATATGCTAAATGTGATGCAATTGAGAGGATAGAATTATGGGATTCATTATATGCAATGGCAAGGGATATGGATGCACCATGGCTTGTAGGAGGTGATTTCAATGTAATATGGGATAAAGAAGAGAAGTTTGGTGGGCTACCTGTGTCATtgaatgaaattgatgattttcgaCACTGCGTCAACACTTGCAATCTCTTCGACCTTGGATTTAAAGGCATcatatttacatggtggaatgggagAGCAGAGGAAGACTGTATATTCAAAAGGCTAGACAGATGTTTGGCCAATGTTGAGTTCCAACAAACATTTCCAGGAATAGAGGTGCAACATTTGTCAAAGACTGGTTCTGATCATAGTCCAATGTATCTGAAGTGTGATATTGAGACTCCACAAATAAAAAAGCCTTTTAAGTTCTTGAATTTTTGGGTGGAACATGCGACTTTTAAAGATGTGGTGAAAGAGAATTGGACAGCTGATTTCAGTGCAAATCCTTATATTCTTTTTAatcacaagttaaaaaaaattaaagaaggccCTTTCATTGTGGAGTAA
- the LOC138884874 gene encoding uncharacterized protein gives MVRAFFNGHELPKCVTHTNLVLLPKKKEVTTFSDLRPISLSNFSNKVISRVVHERLVKFLPCMISEEQEGFVKGRNIVENILLTQEIVTDIRLRTKAGPNVILKLDMTKAYDRLSWLFLTKVLRKMGFTERLIGIVFGLVSNNWYSILINGQAHGFFKSSRGVKQGDPVSPTLFILAAEALSRGLNALHTNLYFCGFGMPKWSPKINHLAYADDMIIFSSSDETSLMLIMQVLKAYEAASGQLVNKTKSVVYLHHLTDMEVFSKVERIRGIHRNDFPIIYLGCPIFYARRKLEYYQPLFTKFFWSSTVGGTSRRWASWNTLCMPVDEGGMVSGHCMMYQRHYSASCGGISEQNQAYGVLSYVRNTGILTMYENWTGLGALYFLVPQDFGIDENIHNVHDVTLDGEWDVDRLFEMLPEDLSVHILEKIKPPSPQQVLDMPCWMLETRGYFSVKSAWEYTRRRDEPRIAYRMIWVKGLPFKIAFFMWKVWKAKLPLDDFLKRVGYCMPSKCWCCIQPDEESLQHLFFRSEIAKTTWKYFLSRAGITVEGLILHQAITKCWTANVCLRLKPVMQSLPSCIVWELWKRRNSMKYSDAVTTSSVIYQVSSNLQALVKVRKRGMDMVPHKWQDLLTMMENFTPKLKVTKVMWEFPSAGWLKVNTDGASRGNPGRSSIGFCIRNENGDIVKSGGKEIEETTNTVAEAKAMVEALRLCRFQQYSHVWLQTDSMLLKKIIDGIWKPPWIISDQVEEMMQLMNEGNYKVTHIHREGNKLADHLANYVLDHREIECQQFWHLDAQGRRLVNEEKLKCPSLRVKVDRR, from the exons ATGGTGAGGGCTTTTTTCAATGGTCATGAGCTACCCAAGTGTGTAACACACACCAACCTAGTTCTtctaccaaagaaaaaagaagttaccacCTTTTCTGATTTAAGACCAATAAGCCTCAGTAATTTTTCTAATAAGGTTATATCGAGGGTGGTACATGAAAGGCTAGTGAAATTTCTCCCATGTATGATATCAGAGGAACAGGAAGGTTTTGTTAAGGGCAGGAATATAGTAGAAAACATCCTTCTAACTCAGGAGATAGTGACTGACATTAGGCTTAGAACTAAGGCTGGACCTAATGTCATCCTGAAGCTAGATATGACCAAAGCTTATGATAGATTATCTTGGCTATTCCTAACCAAGGTACTGAGAAAGATGGGATTCACAGAAAGGTTGATAGGTATTGTCTTTGGATTAGTTTCAAACAATTGGTATTCTATTCTAATCAATGGTCAAGCTCATGGGTTCTTTAAGTCCTCAAGGGGAGTAAAACAAGGTGATCCTGTATCTCCAACTTTGTTTATATTGGCAGCAGAAGCATTATCTAGGGGTCTCAATGCACTACATACTAACCTGTATTTTTGTGGATTTGGGATGCCAAAGTGGAGTCCAAAGATCAATCATTTGGCGTATGCAGATGACATGATTATTTTCTCATCCTCAGATGAAACAtctctgatgctgattatgcaagtGCTGAAGGCATATGAAGCTGCATCTGGGCAGCTTGTTAACAAGACCAAATCAGTTGTGTACCTGCATCATTTAACAGATATGGAAGTGTTCAGCAAGGTAGAAAGGATCAGAGGTATTCATAGGAATGACTTCCCTATCATATATCTAGGTTGTCCTATATtttatgcaaggagaaagctggaATACTATCAGCCCCTATTTACTAAG TTTTTCTGGAGCAGCACTGTAGGAGGAACTAGTAGGCGTTGGGCTTCATGGAATACCTTATGCATGCCAGTTGATGAAGGAGGAATGGTTTCAGGTCACTGCATGATGTATCAAAGGCATTATTCAGCAAGTTGTGGTGGAATTTCAGAACAAAACCAAGCCTATGGAGTTCTTTCGTATGTCAGAAATACT GGGATCCTCACTATGTATGAAAACTGGACAGGTCTTGGGGCACTATATTTTTTAGTTCCTCAGGACTTTGGCATTGATGAAAATATACATAATGTACATGATGTTACCTTAGATGGTGAGTGGGATGTGGACAGACTATTTGAAATGCTTCCTGAAGACTTATCAGTACACATTCTGGAGAAAATCAAACCACCTTCACCTCAGCAGGTTCTTGACATGCCTTGTTGGATGCTAGAAACAAGAGGATATTTCAGTGTTAAGTCAGCATGGGAGTATACGAGAAGAAGAGACGAACCAAGAATAGCTTATAGGATGATTTGGGTAAAGGGActgccttttaaaatagcatttttCATGTGGAAAGTGTGGAAAGCAAAGCTACCTTTAGATGATTTCTTGAAAAGGGTAGGCTACTGCATGCCATCAAAATGTTGGTGTTGTATACAGCCTGACGAGGAATCTCTTCAGCACTTGTTTTTTAGATCAGAAATTGCAAAGACAACTTGGAAGTATTTTCTATCGAGGGCAGGAATAACTGTGGAGGGACTTATATTGCACCAAGCAATCACAAAATGTTGGACTGCAAATGTGTGCTTAAGGCTCAAACCAGTAATGCAATCACTCCCCTCATGCATAGTCTGGGAACtttggaaaagaagaaatagtatGAAGTATAGTGATGCTGTGACAACTAGCAGTGTGATTTATCAAGTTTCATCAAATCTCCAGGCATTGGTGAAAGTGAGAAAACGTGGGATGGACATGGTACCTCACAAATGGCAAGATCTATTAACTATGATGGAAAATTTCACTCCTAAACTTAAGGTTACAAAAGTCATGTGGGAATTTCCAAGTGCAGGATGGCTAAAAGTTAATACGGATGGTGCATCGAGAGGAAATCCAGGCAGGAGCTCAATAGGTTTTTGTATAAGAAATGAAAACGGTGACATAGTCAAGTCAGGAGGGAAAGAGATTGAGGAGACAACAAACACAGTAGCTGAAGCGAAGGCCATGGTAGAAGCACTAAGGTTATGCAGATTTCAACAATACTCTCATGTATGGCTTCAAACTGACTCAATGTTATTAAAAAAGATAATAGATGGGATctggaaaccaccatggatcataTCTGACCAGGTAGAGGAAATGATGCAACTAATGAATGAGGGCAATTACAAAGTTACTCATATTCATAGGGAGGGCAACAAgctggcagatcacttggctaatTATGTTTTAGATCATAGAGAAATAGAATGCCAACAATTCTGGCATCTAGATGCACAGGGAAGGAGGTTGGTTAATGAAGAAAAGCTGAAATGTCCAAGTCTAAGGGTGAAGGTGGATAGGAGATAA